Proteins from one Shewanella pealeana ATCC 700345 genomic window:
- a CDS encoding efflux RND transporter periplasmic adaptor subunit, which yields MSAFKGKRWYFFPAVAVGFVVLVLVVKLRSHPPLELQAEPSKLVEVISLEKSPVVVQVDAFGRVSPKIQWQLLPEVGGRVVYKHPDLAVGKILAKDTLLLAIDPLDYQIRLAQAQADRKALEGQIEGKKLQLENLKLSLEIENNRYDLVKSDLKRKETLRKQNLISQSELDGERQNLLAQQQKLQELDNSLNLMPNETQILQAQLLQAIAREQEAQSQLTKTEIRLPFEGRVAEVNVEGSQVVSPQQVLARINGIEVMEVEAQVSLGDVMTLMKTVNRPQGQDKQLPRAEALGLTAEITLKGATYSFSWPAEITRIGETVDPTLATVNIVLQVEQQYRELKIGQSPPLVNGMFVSARIKGGERDYWMVPERALHGEKLYIKDQDNRLELVDVQVLFRQEGQAAVQGNLVEGMQLVLTDLIPAVNGMALRIRADDATGADLSTEQAAGEMLP from the coding sequence ATGTCGGCATTTAAGGGGAAGCGATGGTATTTCTTTCCTGCGGTCGCCGTGGGTTTTGTGGTGTTGGTGTTAGTGGTCAAGTTGCGTAGCCACCCACCATTAGAGTTGCAGGCAGAGCCGAGTAAGTTGGTCGAGGTGATCTCTCTAGAGAAAAGCCCTGTGGTGGTACAAGTCGATGCCTTTGGCCGTGTAAGTCCTAAAATTCAATGGCAGTTACTGCCTGAAGTCGGTGGCCGCGTGGTGTACAAGCACCCAGATCTTGCCGTGGGGAAAATCCTTGCCAAAGATACCTTACTGCTGGCTATCGATCCGCTGGATTATCAAATTCGTCTGGCTCAAGCTCAGGCTGATCGTAAGGCCCTAGAGGGTCAGATAGAAGGTAAGAAGCTACAACTTGAAAACCTTAAGTTATCGCTTGAGATTGAAAATAATCGCTATGACTTAGTCAAATCTGACTTAAAGCGTAAAGAGACACTGCGTAAGCAAAATCTTATCTCTCAGTCTGAACTCGATGGCGAGCGGCAGAACCTACTGGCTCAGCAGCAAAAGCTACAAGAGTTAGATAATAGTCTGAACTTGATGCCAAACGAGACGCAAATTCTTCAAGCTCAACTGCTGCAAGCGATTGCTCGTGAGCAGGAAGCACAGAGTCAGTTAACCAAGACGGAGATTCGCCTGCCATTTGAAGGCCGTGTGGCCGAGGTCAATGTTGAAGGTAGTCAGGTGGTATCGCCGCAGCAGGTGCTTGCACGCATCAATGGCATCGAGGTGATGGAGGTCGAGGCGCAGGTGTCGCTAGGTGATGTGATGACACTGATGAAAACAGTTAACAGGCCACAAGGGCAAGATAAGCAATTACCCCGAGCTGAAGCCTTGGGCTTAACCGCCGAGATCACCCTAAAAGGTGCGACTTACTCCTTTAGTTGGCCGGCTGAAATTACCCGTATAGGTGAAACGGTCGATCCTACCTTGGCCACGGTAAATATTGTGCTACAGGTAGAGCAGCAGTACCGCGAGCTTAAAATTGGTCAGTCACCACCATTGGTGAATGGCATGTTTGTTAGTGCCCGAATTAAAGGCGGCGAGCGTGACTACTGGATGGTACCCGAGCGAGCACTACACGGTGAAAAACTCTATATCAAGGATCAAGACAATCGCCTCGAACTTGTGGATGTTCAGGTGCTGTTCCGTCAAGAGGGGCAAGCGGCGGTGCAGGGCAATCTCGTTGAGGGCATGCAGTTAGTATTAACTGACCTTATTCCAGCGGTTAACGGCATGGCGCTACGCATTCGAGCAGATGACGCGACAGGAGCTGACCTGAGTACTGAACAAGCGGCTGGGGAGATGCTGCCGTGA